One genomic region from Puniceicoccaceae bacterium encodes:
- a CDS encoding glycosyltransferase family 2 protein, translated as MKASLVSVIVPCFNYGEQLECSVTSALSQSYPLLEVIIIDDGSTDSTPEVASQLALKDSRVRVHHQSNQGVAAARNCGMKLAKGEWILFLDADDELFPEYLSKTVSVIVEQGCDFVYCDFEVTGETTRMGRMIEFDPQKIKIRNFVSICTLFRRNSIAQHHFDSSLEMNEDYDFVLGLVASGCVGFHLPEVLFRYRKHPDSRSTRACQDLKEYRTKKCIIRKHAAFFDPTETRLSLRYSRERTLHTLYQQIRIKRRNWDLWTRVLLAVWFSRSASDIWHLAKVLMGKPINL; from the coding sequence ATGAAGGCTTCGTTGGTGTCGGTCATTGTACCCTGTTTCAACTATGGTGAACAGCTCGAGTGCTCAGTTACGAGCGCACTCTCGCAAAGTTATCCTTTGCTTGAAGTTATCATCATTGATGATGGATCGACGGATTCTACACCTGAGGTTGCATCTCAACTCGCGCTAAAAGACTCAAGGGTTCGAGTTCATCATCAAAGCAATCAAGGGGTAGCTGCCGCACGCAACTGTGGGATGAAACTGGCGAAAGGAGAATGGATTCTCTTTTTGGATGCAGACGATGAATTGTTCCCTGAGTATTTGAGCAAAACAGTTTCAGTTATCGTGGAGCAGGGCTGCGATTTTGTTTATTGCGATTTTGAAGTGACTGGCGAGACCACACGCATGGGTCGCATGATCGAATTTGATCCACAAAAAATCAAGATCCGGAATTTTGTCAGTATCTGCACACTCTTCCGTCGAAATTCCATCGCTCAACACCACTTCGACTCTTCTTTGGAGATGAATGAAGACTATGATTTTGTTCTGGGACTCGTTGCCAGTGGATGTGTCGGTTTTCACCTGCCGGAAGTATTGTTTCGCTATCGCAAACACCCTGACAGCCGAAGCACCCGGGCATGCCAGGACCTAAAGGAATATCGTACCAAAAAATGCATCATCCGCAAACACGCCGCTTTTTTTGATCCCACAGAAACTCGCCTATCCTTGCGCTATTCACGGGAGCGCACCCTGCATACCCTGTATCAGCAGATTCGAATCAAACGACGCAATTGGGATCTATGGACGCGCGTGTTGCTGGCAGTGTGGTTCTCGCGAAGTGCTTCAGATATCTGGCACCTGGCCAAGGTACTCATGGGAAAGCCGATCAATCTCTGA
- a CDS encoding nucleoside-diphosphate sugar epimerase/dehydratase — translation MVQSLVKKTIATLTPIRVVSLGIAYAIIFFFSVFWSFIIGFDFDIPNELKHAAIRATCWVIPLKLLAMIVFGQFRGLMMFFRLPDLLSIFWAMLSVSMVLLFVFSLGGAEWIYPRRVILMDLILSIVFLGGFRFLLRMLRERYLEVDLRSKKTQKVAIVGCGDSAARVASDLISKPGMGKRPMIFLVEESRRVGRTIHGLKMISIQRDFGELRQSYGIQQILIADRSLGPAEIQSITQRAKSSGLDVEIIPAFEEFISGRMVASQMRPVSIEDLLPREPVHLDSDAIQECFRGKRVIVTGAGGSIGSELCRQIIHKDVQHLTLIDQSEPSLYRIDQELSRLPIPRERFQSRICDITDLVRIEHLIREAKPDLIFHAAAHKHVPIMEAQPGEALKNNSIGTANLARIASRLGVSDFILISTDKAINPTSAMGASKRLAELAIQSVQNLPDNQTRFNAVRFGNVMGSSGSVIPLFKQQIEAGGPVTVTHPEVTRYFMTIPEAVGLVLQTATLAAPGAIFVLDMGQPFRIVDLARHMIQLSGFEPEKEILIEFVGLRPGEKLFEELQHKAEQLKPTSHPRILRFESPPPLGQEILVSLDAIATSLESMSASEQRLFFKRLIPEYQPYQEEVPHQPPV, via the coding sequence ATGGTCCAGTCCCTAGTCAAAAAAACCATCGCCACACTCACTCCGATTCGTGTGGTATCACTGGGGATCGCGTATGCTATCATATTTTTCTTTTCGGTCTTTTGGTCCTTCATCATTGGATTCGATTTTGATATTCCCAACGAGCTGAAACACGCGGCGATTCGTGCAACCTGTTGGGTGATTCCGCTGAAGCTGCTCGCCATGATTGTGTTTGGGCAGTTTCGCGGTCTCATGATGTTTTTTCGCCTGCCTGACCTGCTCAGTATTTTCTGGGCCATGCTCAGTGTATCGATGGTGTTGCTGTTCGTGTTCTCCCTTGGCGGTGCTGAGTGGATTTACCCGAGAAGAGTTATCCTCATGGATCTCATCCTCTCGATTGTGTTCCTTGGAGGATTCCGCTTCCTGCTGCGCATGTTGAGAGAACGTTACCTGGAAGTGGACCTTCGCAGCAAAAAAACTCAAAAGGTCGCCATCGTCGGCTGCGGGGATTCGGCAGCAAGAGTTGCTTCGGACCTCATCAGCAAACCTGGCATGGGAAAACGTCCCATGATATTCCTGGTCGAAGAATCACGCCGCGTCGGACGGACAATTCATGGATTGAAGATGATTTCCATCCAACGCGACTTCGGTGAGTTGCGTCAGTCATACGGAATCCAGCAGATTCTGATCGCAGATCGATCCCTCGGTCCTGCTGAAATTCAGTCAATCACTCAACGAGCGAAATCATCAGGACTCGATGTCGAAATCATTCCCGCCTTTGAAGAATTCATCAGCGGACGAATGGTGGCCTCACAGATGCGACCCGTAAGCATTGAAGATCTGCTGCCCCGAGAGCCGGTACACCTCGATTCTGATGCCATTCAGGAATGCTTCCGGGGGAAGCGCGTCATTGTGACCGGAGCGGGAGGCAGCATTGGATCTGAGCTGTGCCGTCAGATCATTCACAAAGACGTGCAACACCTGACCTTGATCGATCAATCGGAACCCTCACTCTATCGAATTGATCAAGAATTGTCGCGCTTGCCAATCCCAAGGGAGCGCTTTCAATCCCGTATCTGCGATATCACAGATCTTGTTCGAATTGAACATCTGATCCGCGAGGCAAAACCGGATCTGATCTTCCACGCCGCAGCGCACAAACACGTGCCCATCATGGAAGCGCAGCCCGGTGAAGCCCTTAAAAATAACTCCATCGGCACCGCCAATCTTGCGCGTATTGCCAGTCGTCTGGGAGTCTCAGATTTTATTCTGATTTCCACGGACAAGGCCATCAATCCCACCAGTGCAATGGGAGCATCCAAGCGCCTTGCCGAATTGGCGATACAATCGGTGCAGAACCTGCCTGACAACCAAACGCGGTTCAATGCCGTCCGCTTTGGCAATGTGATGGGATCCTCCGGAAGCGTGATTCCACTCTTCAAGCAGCAAATCGAGGCCGGTGGTCCTGTCACCGTCACGCACCCGGAAGTCACCCGCTACTTCATGACGATCCCCGAGGCAGTAGGCTTGGTTCTCCAGACCGCAACGCTCGCAGCACCAGGAGCCATTTTTGTGCTCGATATGGGACAACCCTTCCGGATTGTTGATTTAGCACGCCACATGATTCAGCTCAGCGGATTTGAACCGGAAAAAGAAATCCTGATCGAATTTGTCGGCCTTCGACCGGGCGAAAAACTCTTTGAGGAACTGCAACACAAGGCTGAACAACTCAAGCCTACGAGTCACCCGCGCATTCTTCGCTTTGAGAGTCCACCACCGCTCGGGCAGGAGATTCTCGTGTCCCTCGATGCGATTGCAACTTCACTCGAGTCCATGTCAGCTTCTGAGCAAAGATTGTTCTTCAAACGCCTGATTCCAGAGTATCAGCCGTATCAGGAGGAAGTACCGCATCAGCCTCCAGTATGA
- a CDS encoding sugar transferase, which translates to MNPEPNLSSQYLLLKRGLDLFAALALLLIFFPLWLLLIVAIKIDSPGPVLFRQKRIGRHKTHFNILKFRTMRIDTPRDTPTHLLENPEFWVTRVGTFLRRTSLDELPQLINILRGEMSFVGPRPALWNQQDLIEERDRYGVNAAPVGLTGWAQINGRDELLIPEKARLDGEYVQKFGLYMDLRCLVGSVIAVLRTDGVLEGGTGRLGKSETGGVPHKSGSD; encoded by the coding sequence ATGAATCCTGAGCCAAATCTCTCGAGCCAGTATTTGCTGCTCAAGCGAGGGTTGGATTTGTTTGCTGCTCTGGCTCTGTTGCTGATTTTTTTTCCACTTTGGTTGCTGCTCATTGTGGCAATCAAAATCGACAGTCCTGGTCCGGTATTGTTTCGACAGAAGCGGATTGGACGTCACAAGACTCACTTCAATATTCTGAAGTTTCGCACAATGCGCATCGACACTCCTCGTGATACACCCACCCACCTGTTGGAAAATCCTGAATTCTGGGTGACTCGAGTGGGCACGTTTCTTCGCAGAACTTCGCTGGATGAGCTTCCCCAGCTGATTAACATCCTGAGGGGAGAGATGTCGTTTGTCGGACCGCGTCCCGCATTGTGGAATCAGCAGGATCTAATCGAAGAACGGGATCGGTATGGTGTAAATGCCGCTCCAGTTGGTTTGACGGGCTGGGCACAGATCAATGGCAGGGATGAACTTTTGATTCCGGAAAAAGCCAGGTTGGATGGTGAATATGTGCAGAAATTTGGCCTGTACATGGACCTGCGATGTTTAGTGGGTAGTGTCATTGCAGTGTTGCGCACTGACGGGGTTCTGGAAGGTGGCACCGGAAGGCTGGGCAAATCCGAAACCGGAGGTGTTCCCCATAAATCTGGGAGTGATTGA
- a CDS encoding NAD-dependent epimerase/dehydratase family protein, giving the protein MLLVIGITGHSGRFFHDALIASGYAGRVRCLVRRNSEIGFLETSPLHLECVVGDLNEDVSLDRAMKGVQEVLHITNIRFTPAVVNAALRNGVSSVVAVHTTGLYSRFRAASAEYESIESDLAEKLKKHPDFRLCILRPTMIFGDLDDHNVSKFVRMMDRWRIFPLIDCGSGRLQPVNARDLGRAYAAVLALPSEDRRPEYILSGERAVSMRELLQLILDALGKRTRFINCPGWLGVTLALICKFLTLGHLDVVEKVQRMTEDRTFAHAEATEDFGYQPEPLEQGIQREVQAYLRARSKSIEPT; this is encoded by the coding sequence ATGTTGCTGGTTATTGGAATCACAGGCCACAGTGGTCGTTTCTTTCATGATGCGCTGATTGCCAGTGGGTATGCGGGTAGAGTACGTTGCCTTGTGCGAAGAAATTCTGAAATTGGATTTCTGGAGACATCTCCACTGCACTTGGAATGCGTGGTCGGGGATTTGAATGAGGATGTTTCGTTGGACCGTGCAATGAAGGGAGTGCAGGAAGTGCTTCACATCACCAATATTCGTTTCACACCTGCAGTTGTGAATGCTGCTTTGCGCAATGGAGTAAGCAGTGTTGTGGCCGTGCATACAACCGGGCTGTATTCGAGGTTTCGGGCGGCGTCGGCAGAATACGAATCAATCGAATCCGATTTGGCAGAAAAATTGAAGAAACATCCCGATTTTCGGCTGTGCATTTTGCGACCGACAATGATCTTCGGGGATTTAGACGATCACAACGTGAGCAAATTTGTTCGCATGATGGACCGCTGGCGTATCTTTCCATTGATTGATTGCGGGTCCGGGCGCCTCCAGCCAGTGAATGCGAGGGATCTTGGACGGGCTTATGCGGCTGTTCTGGCGCTGCCGAGTGAAGATCGGCGTCCCGAGTACATCCTTTCGGGAGAGCGGGCGGTTTCGATGCGGGAGTTACTGCAACTCATTCTTGACGCACTTGGGAAGCGGACTCGCTTCATCAACTGTCCGGGCTGGCTCGGGGTCACCCTCGCGCTCATCTGCAAGTTCCTGACTCTGGGGCACTTGGATGTCGTGGAGAAGGTACAGCGCATGACGGAGGATCGCACCTTTGCTCATGCCGAAGCAACCGAGGACTTTGGCTATCAACCCGAACCCTTGGAGCAGGGCATACAGCGCGAGGTTCAAGCTTACCTCCGTGCGCGATCAAAGTCCATAGAACCCACCTGA
- a CDS encoding glycosyltransferase family 4 protein, with product MNSHGQSRILILSNHFITLYQFRRELIEELLGQGYEVLLSLPPSADNVFFRERGCRVIESPIDRRGINPLKDVRLLWHYVRLIARCRPVAVLSFTIKPNIYGAIACNRLGVPQICNVTGTGATFLKRGLLRSLAMHLYRLSVRGATCVFFQNEGDRQFFRTHGMVNGNDHRIPGSGVNLEQYALAEFPASEAVRFLFAGRIMRLKGVDELLAAAAALAKTHAKVEVVLAGFIEEPEYEIRLRDLVQEGVVHYLGFEKDMVTAIRNAHCIILPSHGGEGIPNVLLEAAAMGRPAIVSAIPGSVEAVQDGVNGFHFEAGNAGDLLDKMQRFLSLTAAQRELMGQEGRRLVETQFDRKYIIYIYMKTINAILQSNPLS from the coding sequence GTGAATAGCCACGGACAATCCCGCATCCTCATTCTATCCAATCATTTCATCACGCTGTACCAGTTTCGGCGGGAGTTGATTGAGGAGCTGCTCGGGCAGGGATATGAGGTCTTGCTCTCCCTGCCACCATCGGCTGACAACGTGTTCTTCCGTGAGCGGGGTTGCAGGGTGATTGAATCCCCGATTGACCGAAGGGGAATCAATCCGCTCAAGGATGTCCGCCTGCTGTGGCACTATGTCCGCTTGATCGCGCGATGCCGTCCGGTCGCCGTGCTCTCTTTTACCATCAAGCCCAACATCTACGGTGCGATCGCATGCAATCGCCTCGGGGTTCCCCAAATCTGCAACGTGACCGGAACGGGAGCGACCTTCCTCAAGAGGGGACTGCTTCGCTCCCTGGCCATGCACCTCTACCGCCTGTCGGTTCGAGGGGCTACATGCGTCTTTTTTCAGAATGAGGGGGATCGTCAGTTCTTTCGGACGCACGGGATGGTGAACGGGAACGATCACCGTATCCCGGGTTCTGGAGTGAATCTGGAGCAGTATGCGCTCGCTGAGTTTCCAGCTTCAGAGGCAGTTCGATTCTTGTTCGCAGGTAGGATCATGCGACTCAAGGGCGTGGATGAATTGTTGGCAGCGGCTGCAGCACTGGCGAAAACCCATGCTAAGGTAGAAGTGGTTTTGGCCGGTTTTATTGAAGAGCCGGAGTATGAAATAAGACTGCGCGATCTGGTGCAGGAGGGAGTGGTGCACTACCTGGGTTTTGAAAAAGACATGGTTACCGCCATTCGCAATGCTCACTGTATCATCCTTCCCTCGCACGGTGGCGAAGGCATTCCCAATGTGTTGCTCGAAGCTGCCGCGATGGGTCGGCCTGCCATTGTTTCAGCGATTCCGGGTTCAGTGGAGGCAGTGCAAGATGGTGTGAACGGGTTTCATTTTGAAGCGGGAAATGCTGGAGATCTTCTCGATAAGATGCAGCGCTTTCTCTCCCTGACTGCCGCCCAGAGGGAACTGATGGGTCAGGAAGGGCGTAGGCTTGTGGAGACCCAATTCGACCGCAAGTACATCATTTATATTTACATGAAAACCATAAATGCGATCTTGCAATCAAATCCATTGAGTTGA